Genomic DNA from Pseudomonadota bacterium:
TGAAGCAAGGCCGAAGATTTGTACCCACACCGGCAACTTAAAACCGACCTCTTCGGAAGTCCATTGTTTCATCGAGCGATAGTAAATTGATTTAGGGTCTTTTTTCATGTCCCGCAGATGGTTGTCAATAGTGTTCAATAATTCTTCATGAGTGCCTTTAGCTGTCGCAAAAAAGATGGCAGATGGCTCGAAAACAACCGCCGTATCTTCAAGCCCATACTTTTTTGCATGCATTGCTCCGTAGAGTTGGTTAGTGATGGCAGCATCGGCTTCTTTTTTGGCAACAATCTCAAAGGCTGTTTTGTAATCCGATACCGGAATGAGTGTTATGTTCAACCTGAAACCCTCGGCGTACCGGATAAAAGCTTCCTGCTGAATTGATTTCTCCAGAATGGCGATTCGCTTTCCATTAAGGTCTAATATCGATTGAATTCCACTACCCTTGGGTGCATAGGCCTGAAACCATGCTGTCAGGACCTGTATCTTGTGAAAAGAGAATCTTTTCCCCCGTTCCGGTGTATATGCCACATCAGGCATGAGATCAATTTCCCCTTTTGCCAGGCGATCCAGTCCTTGCGCCCATGTGCCTGCTACATATTTCAAATTCCAGCCTTCGCTTTTCGCAATAAATTCGATAATATCAATAAAGATGCCTGAAGGCCGTCCGTTGTCGGAGGTGAAGACCTTAGGCGTATTTTCATAGACGCCTACAGTCACGATCTGGTTATCAGCCCGCGCAGATGGAAGACCAAGGCATAGAAAAAACAACAGGATTATGAACAGTCGCAAAAGTTGAACCAAATTGACGAGTCTATGTGCTTTGCAAATGCTGTTTTTGTGTGCCAATATATTGTTCATAATCAATATTTTATTGTAACCTGAAATCCAACGAGCTGTCTTGAAAATTCCCATTGGTGGTTTATTTTTGAAAAATCAATTCGATAATAGGGGCCCATGGAAAAATGGCTGTCAATATCCTTTATAATACCGAATTTTATTCTGTTAAGCGTAACATCCCTGTCGTGGTTTTCGTAGAACATCTCCCATCCGATATAAGGCTTGAGAAATATATCAGGGCGAGATATTTCCAGAGTGTTTTTTATTCTGTAATCATTCCAGTCCGGCGTTATTCTGTATTCATAGCGAATCTGATTTGAAATTTTGAAACCGGAAATGGCAAATAATGTGTTCATATTTATGCTGGGTTTCTGTTCGAGCAGCCAGTGGTTATCATCATCTTTTGAATATCCCTGCTGATAGTAAAGAAGAAACGAAAGCCACTTTAATGATGTCTGATATTGCAGACCTGTGCCAAGTTCGATATAGTCATAATTCGACATATCCTTATCAGCCTGTATAAATACATAGGATGTTGATAGAAATCGCTCATTGATTGTGTAGTTAAAATTAAGATCAGTACGGAGGGAATTGTCGTGATCGGCATGAAGGCATGGAGTGGCAAAATAAAGAAACAACAACATTAGAATAACTTTAATATTATACCGTACAAGGTTTCCAATACGTTTCATAACCTTCTTTCACTCTAAAATCCTTTTATTCAAACTTAAATCCCTTCTCCCTGAAGAGTTTCAAGCACACATTAACTGCTTCCATGTCATAGAGTATTCCAGCATTTTTCTTTATCTCCTCCAGAGCGTTATCAATCCCCCGTGCCGGTCTGTATGGACGGTGGGAGGAGATGGCTTCAACCACATCGGCTATGCAGATAATCCGGGATTCGAGAAAAATCTGGCTGTTTTTGAGGCATTGCGGATAACCTGAACCGTCTAATCTTTCATGGTGCTGGAGGACTATCTCTGCTATGGGATAAGGCAATTCAACATCTTTCAATATGTCATATCCTGATCGGGAGTGAATCTTAATTAGTTCCATTTCTATGTGCGTTAATATGCCGGGCTTGCTTAAGATTTCAGCGGGAACCGATATCTTGCCAATGTCATGGATGACGCCTGCTATAAAGATATTCTCTATTGCATTCTTTGATAGACCCATCTCTTTGGCTATTTCACGGGCAAGGCTTGCAACCCTTCTCTGGTGACCTGCAGTGTAGGGGTCGCGTGTCTCAACAATCATGGATATTGCTTTTATGGTGCCTAATAAGGATTTTTGGAGCTTATCCGCGGTTTCTTTTAATATTTCATCGGCTGCTTTACGACCGGTTATATCTTCTACCGTACCCTCATAATGGAGTATTTTGCCTGTCGAGTCCCGAACAGCACGGGCATTAACTGAAACCCAGAATTTACTTCCGTCTTTGCGATAGTGCTGTCTTTCAAGGCTTTGGATAATACCCTGTTCCCCAAGAGCCTTTTTATACCTTATCCTGTCTTCAGGGTTCACATACAGTCGCTTGCCGATATCGTCAATATCCGATACCATCTCTTCCGGCGATGCAAACCCGAACATCCTTGCCAATGAAGGATTTACTGTTATAAGTTTTCCTTCCGGTGTAC
This window encodes:
- a CDS encoding DUF2490 domain-containing protein; amino-acid sequence: MKRIGNLVRYNIKVILMLLFLYFATPCLHADHDNSLRTDLNFNYTINERFLSTSYVFIQADKDMSNYDYIELGTGLQYQTSLKWLSFLLYYQQGYSKDDDNHWLLEQKPSINMNTLFAISGFKISNQIRYEYRITPDWNDYRIKNTLEISRPDIFLKPYIGWEMFYENHDRDVTLNRIKFGIIKDIDSHFSMGPYYRIDFSKINHQWEFSRQLVGFQVTIKY
- a CDS encoding response regulator, with the translated sequence MGQYPDEICVNKHVLVVDDEEQNQYLLEVILKGEKCVVTCAGNGLEALEYLRKDTFHLIISDILMPKMDGFHFCRECKSDSGLKDIPFVFYTASYTDKKDEEFAQSLGADRFIQKPIEPVSFMSIVKEVLYEYEKGIIPSKIPIFKEEVPYLREYNERIIQKLEQKVTELDAAYKLLAENEQKYRSIFVNAVEGIFQSTPEGKLITVNPSLARMFGFASPEEMVSDIDDIGKRLYVNPEDRIRYKKALGEQGIIQSLERQHYRKDGSKFWVSVNARAVRDSTGKILHYEGTVEDITGRKAADEILKETADKLQKSLLGTIKAISMIVETRDPYTAGHQRRVASLAREIAKEMGLSKNAIENIFIAGVIHDIGKISVPAEILSKPGILTHIEMELIKIHSRSGYDILKDVELPYPIAEIVLQHHERLDGSGYPQCLKNSQIFLESRIICIADVVEAISSHRPYRPARGIDNALEEIKKNAGILYDMEAVNVCLKLFREKGFKFE